The stretch of DNA CCGTCGATCCCCGCGTACTCGGGGATCAGGAACAGCCGGGACTCCTCGCGTAGGAGCTCCCGAACGTCCTCGGCGTCGGCGTCGCTCTCGAGCGTGACGTTCACCGAGTGCATGTGCATCAGCGTCGCCGGCACCTTCAGCCCGAGCGTGTCGATGTCGAGGTCGGGGAAGATCGTCTTCACGTCCGGGCCGTGGTGGCTCGGCAGCGAGACGGGGTCGGGGAGGATGTCGTCGATCGGGCCGCGACCGGTCTGGCCGGGGTCGCCGCCGCGCCGGACGAGCGTCACGCGGGACTTCTCGACGCCGTACTCCTCTCGGAGCGGCGCGAGCAGCCGGGAGAGCCCGGTGGTGTTACAGGAGACGACGCGGACGTGGTCGGCGCCGACCGCGTCCTCGAAGTTCGCGCGGGCGTTGAACGACGTGTCCGCCACGTCGGCGTCCTCGCCGCCCTGGTAGATCGCGGGCGTGTCGTGGGCCTCGTACACCTCGCGGTTCTGGGCGCCGATGCCGCTGGGCGTCGCGTCGACGATCACGTCCGCGGTGCTCACGAGGTCGTCGAGGTCGCCCGCGACGGCGATGCCCGCCTCGTCGAACAGCTCGCGGCGTTCCTCGACAGCCGCGTAGAGGTCGAACCCCTTCGAGACGGCGGCCTCGGCCTCGAAGTTGGGCGAGGTCTTGGCGACGCCGACGATCTTCATGTCGCGCTGTGCGACGACCGCGTCGGCGACGCGTTTCCCGATCGTGCCGTAGCCGACCACACCGACTTGGATCATGGTTCGAGATGGGGCGCTAGCCGATAAGTAGGCGGCGGTTCCGCCCGACTGCCGCCCGTCGCAACATCTATTCACCCTTCGGGCGAACTTCGCTCCGTGACCGATCTTCGCAACGCCGCCGAGACGGCGATCCACCAGTGTCTCGATCTCGGAGCCGAGGAGTCGATCGCGATCGTGACCGACGACGAGCGCCGCCCGATCGCGGAGGCGCTGTACGAGGTAGCCGCCGAGGTAACCGACGACGCGACGTATCTCCAGTACCCGCCGGGCGAGCAGCACGGGCAGGAGCCGCCCGAGCCCGTCGCGGCGGCGATGAAGAGCGCCGACGCGTTCCTCGCGCCGACGACGCGCAGCCTCTCGCACACCCGGGCCCGCTCGGCCGCTTGCGAGGCGGGCGCCCGCGGCGCGACCCTCCCGGGAATCACCGAGCGCGTGATGGTCGAAGGGCTCGACGCCGACTACGAGGCCATCGCCGAGCACTGTGAGGCGGTGCTCGAACAGGTCGAGAACGCCGACGAGGTCCGGGTGACCAGCCCCGCCGGGACCGACATCACGTTCGACGTCGACGGTCGGGGATGGCACGAGGACACCGGGATGATCCGTGAGTTGGGGAGCTTCTCGAATCTCCCCGCGGGCGAGGTGTTCGTGGCCCCTGAGAGCGCCGACGGGACGTTCGTCGTCGACGGGACGATGATGCCCCACGGGCTGCTCGAGGAGGACCAAGAGCTCCGATTCGAGGTCGACGACGGCCACGTCACCCACATCTCCGACGAGGCGGTTCGGGAGAACGTGGACGCTGCCCGCGAGGAAGTCGGCGACGCCGCGACCAACGTCGCGGAGCTCGGGATCGGGACCAACGTCGGTGTCGACGAGCTCGTGGGTTCGGTGCTGCTCGACGAGAAAGCCGCCGGCACGGTCCACATCGCGATCGGCGACAACGCCTCGATCGGCGGGGAGACCGAGGCGCCGATCCACCTCGACGGGATCCTCCGCGCGCCGACGGTGTACGCCGACGGCGAGGAAATCAGCCTGCCCGAGTGAGACTGTCGGGCTATTCGACGTACTCGTACAGCCGCTCGTTCATCCGGCCGCGGCCGGCGAACACGAACTCGCCGTCGGGCGTGGTGAACTCCTCGACGTCGACGGTCATGTCGTGGTTGTGGACGTCGTGGATCTGCTCGTACTCCTCGAAGTCGAGATCGTAGCGCGCGTCGAGCTGTTCGTCGATGTTCAGCTTCTCGATCTCGTCGAGCCAGCCGTCGGCGACGGTCTCGGCGTGGATCTCCGCCTGCGCGCCCGAGCCGTAGGAGCCGACGAGGAGCTTCTCGCCGGCGAGATCACGACCCTCCGCGGCGGCCTGCTTCAGCGCGCTCGCGCGGGCGACGTGGACCGAGCCGGTGTACCAGTTCCCGACCTCTCGGGCGATCGACAGCGTCGGCTCGATGGTGTCGGCGTACCACGACTGGTACGTGTCGGTGCGCTTGAGCTCGTCCATGTACTCCTGGATCGCGTCCTCGTAGGCGTCCCAGTCCTCGAACTCGCTCTCGCGGGGCTGGCGCCCGATCTCGTCGGCGAGCTCGTCCTCGATCTCGGTGTCGCGGATCATGTGCCGGTAGCCCAGCAGGCCCGCCTTCCGGACCATCCCCGGGAACGGCGTGTGGAACGGGATGTACGTGAAGTCGTCGGGGTGCATGTCCCACGCGACGGACTCGAAGTCCTCGACGGCCTCGCGCATCCGGGCGAGGTACACCTGCATCGAGCGCTTGCCGTCGACGCTCGGGAACTGCTGGTTCGGCTTCAGGAAGTCGGTCTCGTCGGCGCTGCCGTACCCCTGCTCCGTCGAGAGTTCGACGAGGCTGGGGTCCTCGGTGATCAGCATCGCGACAGCGCCGGCGCCCTGGGTCGCCTCCCCGCTGGAGCCGCGGGCGTAGAGTGCGGTGTCGGTCGCGACGACGATCGCGGAGCGGCCGCGGTTGCGGCCCGCCTTGATCCAGTTGTACGCATCGTCGATTGACTGCGTCCCGGCGATGCAGGCGAACTTCCGCTCGCCCTTGTTGGCGTGGTGGAAGTCGCCGTCGTACACCTCCTCCAGACAGCCCGCGATGTACGTGGAGACGGGCTTTGAGTTGTCGAACGCGGACTCGGTCGCCACGTCGATGCGGCCGATGTCGTCCGGCTTCAGGCCCTTGCGGTCCATCAGGCGCTTGGCGGCGTTAGCGCCCATCGTGACGATGTCCTCGTACACGTCCGGGAACGAGGAGTTCTCCAGCCCCAGCCCCTTCCGGTACTTGTCCGGGTCTTCGTCCTTCTCCGGGGCGAACGTGCCCGGGAGATCGAGTTTGGTCTTGCCCGCCCAGATCTCGACGGCGTCGATGCCCACGGTAGTCATGGTTCCGTGTGTGACGGTTGGCTATTTGGGTTTGTCGATGAGGGTTACGTCGATTGTGGAAATAAATAATTAGAGGTGTCGGTTATCCTGCTTGGAACTCGATCGTCTCACTCGCCGTGTTGCCCGCTTCGTCGGTAACCGTGATCGTGATTAGGTAGGTGTTCCCGCCAGTGTAGTCATCTTGTACAAGAGTGGTTTCCCCGGCTGTAGATGCACTGTACGAAGCTGCATCGACTTGGCTCCGATAGAACAGCACTCTTTGCTCCATCGTAATGGATACATCCGAAATCTTTCGGTTATCGTACACCTCCCAAGACACTGTAACGTTCGCCTTTGAAGCCGTGTAAGGGCCGAAGAACCCTTGTCTCTGCTCAGTCGTCGTGTTGTCCGCAATTATCTCGAATGACTCGATAGTTGGGTCTGTGGTGTCAGGCCCTGACGGGGTTGCGGTGGGAGTAGCGGTGGGCGTCGCGGTGAGTGTCGCGGTGGGTGTCGCGGTGGGTGTTGCGGTGGGTGTTGCGGTGGGTGTCGCGGTGGGTGTTGCGGTGGGCGTTGCGATGGGTGTCGCGGTACTGGCAGGCGTGCTCGTAGTGACCGTCCGCATCCACTCCTCCCCCACGGCCCACTCCTCACTGTAGAGTCGGCTCTCGCTAGGCAGATGGTACAGCGTCACGCCGACGACAGACCCGCGGCTGACGTTCGCATACTCGGAGACGTTCACCGACCACGTCTCCCCAGGTGTGAACTCCTCCCCGAGTGGGGGGTAGGCGACCCGGCTCCCGTTCACCTCGACGGAGAGCCGTAGCTCTCCCGCACCGACGGAGTCACCCCCGGCGTGAGTGATCGTCACGTTCGGGGGATCGGTGTCGCCCTCGATGGAGAACAGCGGTCGGTCGCCGCCGTCGTCGAGCGTCGGGAGATAGAAAGCGCCGAAGGCACCGACCGAGAGCACGAGGACTCCCGCGAGGAGGATGACGCCGATGGATTCGGACTGTGCGCGGGTGTCTAGGAGCATATCTGGTGGGGTCAGCTCTCGACTTCGCCAATGCTCGGCTCGCCCACCACCTGGTCATCGTCCTCCACTTCCGCGTTCAATGTCGCCGCATTCCCCGCCTGATCCAGGATCTCCATCCCCTCGACTTGTAACTGTGTGTTCTCGGAGTCGAGCGACGCCGACCGTTCGTTCTTTGCTTGGACAGTTGACTGTCGGAGATCGATCCCGTTCGTCGCCGACAGCGACACCTTTCCATTCGTCGACTCGATCGTCGTCCGTCTAGCGTCTAGGGCACCAATTGAATCGATACTTACCTCGTTTTTCGCCTTGATCGCCCCGTCGGTGATGTCGACGCTCCCCTCGGGCACGATTGTGATTTTCCCGTTGCTCGACTCCATGGTCGCTCCCCGTGCGCTGAGTGCTCCTTCGGGGCTCAGCTTGATTTCGTTTTTCGCCTTGAGGGCCCCGCTATTGATATCGAGTTGCCCCTCGGGGTCAAGTGTGACTTTTCCGTTCCGGGACTCGACAGTTCCCCCGATAGTCGTATCCCCGACGTCACTCGAGACTGTAAAGTCGTTCTTGCTTGATACGGTCGCCCTGTCTTTGACGGTGAAACTCCTCGCCTCGTCAATGCTGATCTTGTCGTTCGTACTCAGCGAGTCGGCGATGACCAAATCCGTGTTCGGATTCGAGTAGCCGTTCAGGTCGGATGCCGTGTAGCGCGTCTCACCGCTCTGGTACTGGCCGTCCCCGTTCGTGTCGTTGAATGCAACGTACTCGTTTCCGCTACCGTCTGACCCCGGGACACCGCCACCGCCGTTGTTGCCGGTACCGCTCCCGTCGATGTTCACAACGGTGAGGTTCACTTGAGCGCGCTCCGCGGCCGAGCTGTTGTCGTCGAAGGTCGCTTCCATCGTAACTGATTGCGCATTTCCGTCTATGTTGTCGGGTGCTCGGTACTGTACGTCGATCTTGCCGTCGTGCTCGCTGGTGTTCGCCGTGGTGGTCGACCTACAACTGCTTGGATTGTCTATGTAGACACATCCTAACATGTTGTTGATCGAGATCGTCACATTCCGTTCACCGGTCGGATTGTTGAGCTCGTCCCGAAGTTCGAACCGAACGGTCTGCTCAGTGTTCTCGCTGACCGTCGAATCACCACTGACTGCAGTCAGATACACCGCCGCAGTCTGCCCTTCACTGCCGACCGTGCCGACACTAACCTTCGAGACACTGAGTTCGTAGTTCCCAGGCTCCAGCACCAACCTGATGCGGTCGAACTCCTCGTCGACCGAGCCTGCTGGCTCGACAGTCAGCACTCGTTCCTCGCTAGTCAAGTCTTCCCAATGCTCGACGCTCAGCCGAGTCGCGAGCGTGATCGTGACGTTTTGATCGCTGTCGATCTCGACCGTGTTCTCTGAACTGCTCACCGAGCGGACATCGAGGGAGGTGGCGTACGAGCCACCTTTACTGAGATCCCCCGCGAGGAGGACGAGATTGATACGGTTCCCCTGAATCAGCTGCTGGTCGGTGGTGGGTATCTTCGCGTCTTGTTGTGCGTTGAAAACGACACCAGTGCCGGTATCAATCCCCGTATCGGGCGCGTTCTGGTACTCGTTGTAGTTCGGGGAGTAAACGATCGCTCCCGTATTGAACGCCCGGTCGCTCCCGTTCCAGTAGTCACCTACATCCCCATCTGCGGTCGCGTTCCCAATTGTGACGTTCACGCTCTCATCACTCGTCCCCACGGTCTCGATGTTGCCCGACGGTGGTGGTGGATTAATGAACACCGCACGGGCGGGGTATCTGGTGCCCAACTGCACTGTCGTCGCGGTCGTTCGTCCGGTCCGTCCCGCTGTGAGCAGGTCGTTCCGGAGGTCAAGCATATCCATCCCGACCGCCTGATTGTGGTTGTACTCGATCTCGGCGTTCTGTTGGGGGACGACCGTCGTCTGGTACGTAGTGAGGGCGATAACGAGAAAGCCGAACAGCAGTATCGCCCCGACTTGGATGGACTGCCCCCGGTCGTCACCCCAGAACTCCATACACCTACTCAGACGCCCGGCACGCAAAAAGGTGCGCTGTCAGTCCTCTTCTTCAACGGTTTCCGGCGACGCCAGCGCGTTCTGCAGCGACTCGAGCCCGTTGACCCACTCCGCGACCAGCCCGTACTCCATCTCCTCGGCCAGCGCGGGGTCGATCTCGTCGCCGTCGATCACGCGCGTCCCGGCCTGAACGATGTAGCCGACCGCGGTGTCGATGTCCTCCTCGGCCTCGGCGTCGCCGGCGGCGTCGATGTACTCCTCGACGCTCGCCTCCTCGGCCGCCCCTGCGGCGATGTACTCCTGGGCGGCGTAGAACACGACTTCGAGGCTCATCTGGACACTCTCGATCAGCATCGCCTTCTCCTCGTTTTCGAGGGGCGCCTCGGCGAGTACGATCTCCTGCATCTCCGTGAGCTCGTCGTGGGCGCGCTCCTCGTCGATCGTGCCGTCCTCGTAGGATTCGACTACCTTCGCGACCGCGATGGCGGTGTCCTCTTGGAGGTTCATCAGGAGGCGCGCGGAGTCCTCGTCCTCGAGGTCCAGATCCTCCTCGCGCAGGCGATCGATCCAGTTCTGCCAGCGCTCCTCGGTGTAGAACGTCTCCACGGGCTCGTCTTCGTCGGTCATGCCCCCATGTGCTCCCCCAGGACGCAAAGGGTTTTCCTATCGGCTACACCGAGCGAGACACCACATAGCACGGTCGAGCGGCTTACTCCTCCCGATCGAGCGTCGCGACGGTGTCGATCCCGTACACGTCTTTCGGCGTCTCGACGTGGGCGTGCACCACGGCGTCGTCGTGACCCTCTTCCAGTAGCCACCGAACGCGCCGCGGGACGGTCTTCGGCCCCAGCACCGCCCCCGGCCGGTCCGGATCGTCGACGAAGTCCGTCTCCATCAGGAACGGCTCGCCCGCCTCGGCGGCCGTCAGCAGGCGTTCTTTCTCGCTCATCACGCTCGGCGTCGGCCCCGCGAGCTCGCCGCCGGCGTAGTGCTTTACCACCTTCTCGGCCGGCAGCCCGCGCGCTTCGGCCCACTCGGCGACCTCGGTGAGGTCGTCGGTTCCCTCGGTGTGGAGTTGGACCGCGCAGTCGTGCTCGGCGCCCAGTTCGAGCCCGTGTTTGAGCACCGCGTTCGAGGCGTCCCACACCGCGTCGCTGACTTCGTAGTGGGGGCGCCCTGTCTTGAGTGCCAGCGCGCGCTCGTCGCCTGCATCGGACGGCGGCGACGTCCGGCCGCCGCCGGAGACGTACTCCGCGGCGAGGTCGAGCCCGGACTGCATCAGGTCCCGGGCTTCTTCGGGGCTGTACCCCTCCTCGAGCAGGTGGCTGATCAGCCCCGGATGCACGCCAAGCACGGGCCACGCCGTCCCGGGCAGGATCTCGTTTGCGTCGGCGACGGCGTCGAGCGTCGCCTCGAACGCTCGCCGGAAGTCGGCCCGTTCGCTCGGCACTGGCCCGAGGTGCCACGAGGGCTTGTTCACGACGAGCAGGTGGGTGCCGCCCAGTCGCTCGAAGTCCCGGACTGCGTCCATCCCCTGTCCGTGCTCGGGATCGAGGTGGAGGTGGTTGTCCAGCACCGGCGTGTCGAGTTCGTCCATACCCGTACGGCGGGGCGACCGACCCTTGAACGCTGTCCTGTCGCGCCGGCGCCCTGCGGGCTGTCGACCATCGCTGTGGCCGACACAAACGCTATACCCGTGTGTCGCTCACCCACACGCGTGCCATCGACGCTGGTCCACGTCGCCGTCGGCGGTCTCGTCGGCGCCGCGCTGCTGGGCGATCGGTTCACGCCGAAAGCCATCGCGGTCGTGCTGATCGCCGCCGCGGTTCCCGATCTGGACTCCTTCCTCGCTCCCGTGATCGCGGGCGCCCACCGCTCCGCGCTCCACACGCTCTTCCTCCCTACGCTGCTCGGCGCGGTCGTGTACGCCGACAGCCGACGCGACCGTTCGTGGCTTCGACAGCGGTGGGGCAGGAACGCACCCTACGTCGCCGCCGTCGCGGTCGTCGCGCTGCTTGCTGGGGGGATCCTGCCGGACATGGTCACCAACGGCGTCAACGCGCTCTGGCCGCTTCACGACCAGTTCTACACGGTCGACGGCGAACTGAAACTCTCGACGACGGAGGGCGTGGTGCAGACGTTCGTCGATCTCTCGCCGACCCCCGAGGAGACTTCCCGGCCGTCGACCACCGAGAACACGCGGTACAGCACCGGCGCGAACCCGACGCCGTGGCAGGAAGACGACGGGCCGGTCGAGCGCGTGTTCCCGCTGGTGACGGCGGGCTGGCAGCTCATGCTCGTCGGGCTCTCGGCGGCGACGGTGGGCGTGCGCTCGTGGCAGACTCGCGGGCGCTGAACCGCACGTCCCCGGATCCCCCGCGGGAGCGATAGCCTCAACACCGATCGGGCGCCACGGCACCCATGGAGATCCGCCCGTACGAACCCGACGACGCGGAGGGGCTGTGGGACTGCAAGCGCGCCTTCGAACTCGGCCTCGGCAGCGGCACCGGCGGCGAGCAGAAGCAGGCGAAGTACGAGGGAAAACTCGACGCGGAGTACCGCGAGGCGTGGTTCGAGTGGGTCGAGCGCTGTGTCGACGCCGACCCGCGGTGTGTCACGGTCGCGGCCGAGGAGGAGGGCGTGGTCGGCTACGTGTTCGTCCTGCCCGAATCCCACCGGTTCATCTGGGACGCCGCCGTCCTGAACGAACTCTACGTCGCGCCCGACCACCGCGGGACCGGTGTCGCCGACGACCTGATGGACGCCGCCGTCTCGCTCGCCCGCGATCAGGACCTCCCCTTGGACCGTCTCGTGCTCGACGTGGACCGGGAGAACGAGCGGGCGGGGGCGTTCTACGAGCGCCACGGCTTCGAGCACTGGGGCGAGATGGTCGCCCGGAAGCTCTGAGGGGATCTACCGGAACTCGACGGTGGTGTTGGCGCCGTCGGCCTCGCGCCACTCCGGCTGGCTCACCGAATACTCGATCGTGTCGTGGACGATCCCGTCGTCGAAGCTCACGCGGTTCCGGAACCGCCCGGCGCGCCGGCCGCCGTGGCGCTCGACGTACTTCGTGATCGCGCGCTCGGAGTTCTCGTTCTCGGGGAGGTGTGAAACCCGGACCAGATCGAGGTCGAGACGATCGAACGCTAGCCGGAGCAGCGCGTCGGCGCGCTCGCCGGAGTAGCCGCGTCCCCAGAACGGTTTGCGGAGCCACATTCCGAGACCCCCGACCCGTGAGTCCCAGTCGGCGAACAACCCCGCCGTCCCGGCGAACTCGCCCGCCCCGTCGCCGGGCTCCGCCTGGCTGCCAGCGGAGCGTCGCTCCTCACGGGGCTTCCCCTCGCGGAGACGGAGCAGGTACATCGCTCCCTCATCGTTCTCGGTGCGCTCGGCCACGTCCGCCAGCGTCTCCGCGACGCCGTGTGGGTGGTCGTACGGGCTCCACGTGAGGTACTCGGTGGTCTCCTCGATGTCCGGCGCTCCCTCGCGCCAGTGCTCGTACAGATCGAGCGCGTCCGCGTCGGCGGTGTCCGCCCCCACCAGCCACAGTCGGTCGGTCAGCACCGTCTCGGGGAACAGGTCGCTCACGCCCAGAGCTCCCCCTCGTGGTCGAGGAACGTCACCTCGTGGTCCGGGTCGGCGTCGTGGTACTCCGACTGCGTGACGCTGTAGCGCACGACGTCGACGGGCCCGTCGCCGTCGCTGTGGAAGTTCCGCAGCGTCCCCTCGCGGCGGCCGCCCATGCGGTCGATGTACTTCTCGATCGCTCGTTCCGACTGCTCGTTGTCGGCGTCGTGGGTCACGGTGACAACCTCGAGATCGAGGTGTTCGAACGCCAGCTCGGCCAGCGCCAGCGCGCGCTCGCCCGAGTAGCCCCGCCCCCAGAACGGCTTGCGGAGCCACGTGCCGAGCTCGGCGCTGTCGGTGTCCCAGTCGAGCGTGAGGCCGCCGAAGCCGGCGATCTCGCCGGCCCCGTCCTCACTCTTCTTCGGCCGGATGACGTAGTCGGCCCCCTCGTGCTCCTCGCGGAGCTCGACGCCGCCTTCGAGGAACTCGACCGTCGCCTTCGGGTGGGGGTGTGGCTCCCACGGCAGGTACTCGGTGATCTCGTCGATGTGTGGGTGGCCAGCCCGGCAGTGGTCGTACAGCTCGAACACGTCGACGTACTCGGGCGTCCGTGGCTCCAGCCGGAGTCGCTCGGTCTCGATGATCGCGGGGAACATACTCGTGAGGATGTCGGGGAACTGAAAAAGTCTGCCTCGGCTGTGGGGAGCGCTTGCATACGACGTACCACCGAACGGTTCATCCCGCGGCGGCCGACTCGCCAACGATGGTGTACTCGATACACTCGCTAGCTTCGACGGGGTTTCGACGCTGACGACGGCATCGGCTATTCTGTGGGATAATCCGGGTATCTGGGGAATAATTTTGTATCTTCCCACATAACACGCGTCTATGTCGGACGTGACTCTCGACGATCGAGGGCGGCTAACGCTCCCGAAGGAGATGCGGGAGCGGTACGGGGACCGCTATCGTGTCGTCGAACTCCACGACGGTATCAAGCTCGTTCCGATCGCCGACGACCCGCTTGCCGCGCTCAGAGAGGAGTTCGCCGATATCGATAAGTCGGCTGAGGAGTTTCGCGACGAGGCGCGCGAGGCGGCACTCGAAGAGGCGGGCCACTGAATGTACGCGGAAACAGATTTCCTGCTCGCACTCCTCAAAGACGAAGATTGGCTCGGTGACGCAGCCGAGTCAGTGTACCGGGAGTATCGGGACGAGCTGTGGACCTCGCAGTTCACGCTCATCGAACTCCTGCTTGTCGCGTATCGTGAAGAGCGGGATACCGCACAGATCGTGACGAACGCCGCCGAGCTTATCGAGGTTCGTGGCGACGTCGATACGGTCGTCGCGGCAGCGACGTACGTCGAAGCCCACGACTTCACTCCGTTCGACGCGCTCCACCTCGTCGAGTCGGACGGCGATACTGTCGTCTCCAGCGACGGGACGTACGAGGGGTTCGCACCACGACTCGACCTGACGGAGGTGGGTGAAGACTGATGCTCCGGAACAACTAACCACCGCAGCCACCTCCCTCCGGTAATGGCTGATTGGACCGAGTCCTACCGGCCCGACACGCTCTCGGCGGTCCGGGGGAACGACAAGGCCCGCGACGCCTTCGAGGAGTGGGGGCAGACGTGGGATGACCACCGGGAGGCGGTGATCCTCTACGGCAGCCCCGGGGTGGGGAAGACCTCCGCGGCCCACGCGCTGGCGTCGGACATGGGCTGGGAGACGGTCGAACTCAACGCCTCCGACCAGCGCACCGCCGACAAGATCGAGCGGTTCGCCGGCCGCGCGGCGCGCAACGAGACCCTCGGCGGCGACTCCACCGACGAGGGGGGGCGCCAGCTCGTCATCGTCGACGAGGCCGACAACATCCACGGCAACTACGACCGGGGCGGCGCACAGGCGATCACCAAACTGGTGAAGGAGTCGAACCAGCCGATCGTCCTGATCGCCAACGAGTTCTACGAGATGAGCCGCGGGCTCCGGAACGCCTGCCAAGACATCGAGTTCCGAGACGTGTCCGCGCGCTCGATCGTCCCCGTCCTCCGGGACATCTGCCGGAAGGAAGGGGTCGAGTTCGACGCCGACGCGCTCCAGCGCATCGCCGACGCCAACAGCGGCGATCTCCGCGGCGCGGTGAAGGACCTGCAAGCGACCGCCGAGGGGAAAGAGCACCTCACCGTCGAGGACGTGGTCACCGGCGACCGCGACACCACGGCGGGCATTTTCACTGTCCTCGACGCGATTCTGAAGGAGGAGGAGAGCGCACAGGACGCGCTGCACGTCGCCTACGACGCCGACGAGACGCCGGACGACC from Halolamina sediminis encodes:
- a CDS encoding type II glyceraldehyde-3-phosphate dehydrogenase, with protein sequence MIQVGVVGYGTIGKRVADAVVAQRDMKIVGVAKTSPNFEAEAAVSKGFDLYAAVEERRELFDEAGIAVAGDLDDLVSTADVIVDATPSGIGAQNREVYEAHDTPAIYQGGEDADVADTSFNARANFEDAVGADHVRVVSCNTTGLSRLLAPLREEYGVEKSRVTLVRRGGDPGQTGRGPIDDILPDPVSLPSHHGPDVKTIFPDLDIDTLGLKVPATLMHMHSVNVTLESDADAEDVRELLREESRLFLIPEYAGIDGAGKLKQFALDAGRSRGDIWENCIWGESIAVRGDDLYLFQAIHQESDVVPENVDAIRAITDSASKAESIATTNETLGMGLGRTFER
- a CDS encoding aminopeptidase — protein: MTDLRNAAETAIHQCLDLGAEESIAIVTDDERRPIAEALYEVAAEVTDDATYLQYPPGEQHGQEPPEPVAAAMKSADAFLAPTTRSLSHTRARSAACEAGARGATLPGITERVMVEGLDADYEAIAEHCEAVLEQVENADEVRVTSPAGTDITFDVDGRGWHEDTGMIRELGSFSNLPAGEVFVAPESADGTFVVDGTMMPHGLLEEDQELRFEVDDGHVTHISDEAVRENVDAAREEVGDAATNVAELGIGTNVGVDELVGSVLLDEKAAGTVHIAIGDNASIGGETEAPIHLDGILRAPTVYADGEEISLPE
- the hmgB gene encoding hydroxymethylglutaryl-CoA synthase; amino-acid sequence: MTTVGIDAVEIWAGKTKLDLPGTFAPEKDEDPDKYRKGLGLENSSFPDVYEDIVTMGANAAKRLMDRKGLKPDDIGRIDVATESAFDNSKPVSTYIAGCLEEVYDGDFHHANKGERKFACIAGTQSIDDAYNWIKAGRNRGRSAIVVATDTALYARGSSGEATQGAGAVAMLITEDPSLVELSTEQGYGSADETDFLKPNQQFPSVDGKRSMQVYLARMREAVEDFESVAWDMHPDDFTYIPFHTPFPGMVRKAGLLGYRHMIRDTEIEDELADEIGRQPRESEFEDWDAYEDAIQEYMDELKRTDTYQSWYADTIEPTLSIAREVGNWYTGSVHVARASALKQAAAEGRDLAGEKLLVGSYGSGAQAEIHAETVADGWLDEIEKLNIDEQLDARYDLDFEEYEQIHDVHNHDMTVDVEEFTTPDGEFVFAGRGRMNERLYEYVE
- a CDS encoding type IV pilin N-terminal domain-containing protein, producing MLLDTRAQSESIGVILLAGVLVLSVGAFGAFYLPTLDDGGDRPLFSIEGDTDPPNVTITHAGGDSVGAGELRLSVEVNGSRVAYPPLGEEFTPGETWSVNVSEYANVSRGSVVGVTLYHLPSESRLYSEEWAVGEEWMRTVTTSTPASTATPIATPTATPTATPTATPTATPTATPTATLTATPTATPTATPSGPDTTDPTIESFEIIADNTTTEQRQGFFGPYTASKANVTVSWEVYDNRKISDVSITMEQRVLFYRSQVDAASYSASTAGETTLVQDDYTGGNTYLITITVTDEAGNTASETIEFQAG
- a CDS encoding DUF2150 family protein → MTDEDEPVETFYTEERWQNWIDRLREEDLDLEDEDSARLLMNLQEDTAIAVAKVVESYEDGTIDEERAHDELTEMQEIVLAEAPLENEEKAMLIESVQMSLEVVFYAAQEYIAAGAAEEASVEEYIDAAGDAEAEEDIDTAVGYIVQAGTRVIDGDEIDPALAEEMEYGLVAEWVNGLESLQNALASPETVEEED
- a CDS encoding TatD family hydrolase, whose translation is MDELDTPVLDNHLHLDPEHGQGMDAVRDFERLGGTHLLVVNKPSWHLGPVPSERADFRRAFEATLDAVADANEILPGTAWPVLGVHPGLISHLLEEGYSPEEARDLMQSGLDLAAEYVSGGGRTSPPSDAGDERALALKTGRPHYEVSDAVWDASNAVLKHGLELGAEHDCAVQLHTEGTDDLTEVAEWAEARGLPAEKVVKHYAGGELAGPTPSVMSEKERLLTAAEAGEPFLMETDFVDDPDRPGAVLGPKTVPRRVRWLLEEGHDDAVVHAHVETPKDVYGIDTVATLDREE
- a CDS encoding metal-dependent hydrolase, with the protein product MPSTLVHVAVGGLVGAALLGDRFTPKAIAVVLIAAAVPDLDSFLAPVIAGAHRSALHTLFLPTLLGAVVYADSRRDRSWLRQRWGRNAPYVAAVAVVALLAGGILPDMVTNGVNALWPLHDQFYTVDGELKLSTTEGVVQTFVDLSPTPEETSRPSTTENTRYSTGANPTPWQEDDGPVERVFPLVTAGWQLMLVGLSAATVGVRSWQTRGR
- a CDS encoding GNAT family N-acetyltransferase; protein product: MEIRPYEPDDAEGLWDCKRAFELGLGSGTGGEQKQAKYEGKLDAEYREAWFEWVERCVDADPRCVTVAAEEEGVVGYVFVLPESHRFIWDAAVLNELYVAPDHRGTGVADDLMDAAVSLARDQDLPLDRLVLDVDRENERAGAFYERHGFEHWGEMVARKL
- a CDS encoding GNAT family N-acetyltransferase — protein: MSDLFPETVLTDRLWLVGADTADADALDLYEHWREGAPDIEETTEYLTWSPYDHPHGVAETLADVAERTENDEGAMYLLRLREGKPREERRSAGSQAEPGDGAGEFAGTAGLFADWDSRVGGLGMWLRKPFWGRGYSGERADALLRLAFDRLDLDLVRVSHLPENENSERAITKYVERHGGRRAGRFRNRVSFDDGIVHDTIEYSVSQPEWREADGANTTVEFR
- a CDS encoding GNAT family N-acetyltransferase, yielding MFPAIIETERLRLEPRTPEYVDVFELYDHCRAGHPHIDEITEYLPWEPHPHPKATVEFLEGGVELREEHEGADYVIRPKKSEDGAGEIAGFGGLTLDWDTDSAELGTWLRKPFWGRGYSGERALALAELAFEHLDLEVVTVTHDADNEQSERAIEKYIDRMGGRREGTLRNFHSDGDGPVDVVRYSVTQSEYHDADPDHEVTFLDHEGELWA
- a CDS encoding AbrB/MazE/SpoVT family DNA-binding domain-containing protein; this translates as MSDVTLDDRGRLTLPKEMRERYGDRYRVVELHDGIKLVPIADDPLAALREEFADIDKSAEEFRDEAREAALEEAGH
- a CDS encoding PIN domain-containing protein yields the protein MYAETDFLLALLKDEDWLGDAAESVYREYRDELWTSQFTLIELLLVAYREERDTAQIVTNAAELIEVRGDVDTVVAAATYVEAHDFTPFDALHLVESDGDTVVSSDGTYEGFAPRLDLTEVGED